A single region of the Deinococcus planocerae genome encodes:
- the hisG gene encoding ATP phosphoribosyltransferase has protein sequence MTPAIQRGPDHLTLALPKGRILEEAVSLLSRAGLPLTLPERSRALRHEFPGVTVLELRNQDVPVYVDLGVADAGIVGKDVLVESGRAVYEPVDLRFAGCRLSLIREVGAAGPIGRVATKYPRSARAYLNSRGIPAEVVRLSGNIELAALTGLADAVVDLVQTGGTLRANNLEEVEVLFHSSARLVVNRAALKLRRERLRPLIERLRELVAVGAGEL, from the coding sequence GTGACCCCGGCCATCCAACGCGGCCCCGACCACCTCACCCTCGCGCTGCCCAAGGGCCGGATTCTGGAGGAGGCCGTTTCCCTGCTCTCCCGCGCCGGGCTGCCCCTGACCCTTCCCGAGCGGTCCCGCGCGCTGCGGCACGAGTTTCCCGGCGTGACCGTGCTCGAACTGCGCAACCAGGACGTGCCGGTGTACGTGGACCTCGGCGTGGCGGACGCGGGCATCGTGGGGAAGGACGTGCTCGTCGAGTCGGGGCGGGCGGTGTACGAGCCCGTGGACCTGCGCTTCGCCGGGTGCCGCCTGTCCCTGATCCGGGAGGTGGGGGCGGCGGGGCCTATCGGTCGCGTTGCCACCAAGTACCCCCGCTCGGCCCGCGCCTACCTCAACTCGCGCGGCATCCCCGCCGAGGTCGTGAGGCTCAGCGGCAACATCGAACTCGCCGCGCTGACGGGGCTCGCCGACGCCGTGGTGGACCTCGTGCAGACGGGGGGCACCCTGCGCGCGAACAACCTGGAGGAGGTCGAGGTGCTGTTCCACTCCAGCGCCCGCCTGGTGGTGAACCGCGCGGCCCTCAAGCTGCGGCGGGAGCGACTGCGGCCCCTGATCGAGCGGCTGCGGGAGTTGGTGGCGGTGGGGGCGGGAGAGCTTTAG
- a CDS encoding MalY/PatB family protein, translated as MTDAQPSELLPDASVADPYGGLDPATLRHVDSLKWTFYDEGVIPLWVADMDYPVAPPIVAALQDRLTRGLGYHQLLGDTTLTGQLRDHLATQGLTDLPDGSTAFLPGVVPGIYATVKALTEPGEPVVTMTPVYHPFHLALTDQGRRVAAAPLREGERRWEIDWEALEAATEGSKLLLLCHPHNPTGRVWDEGELARLRDLVLARDLWVMSDELHADLRYTGRAFESFAADPRVRAKTITLTGPAKAYNTAGLGIGAMVSHDPELVKRVKTSVGGLMGHPSALSVTAWQAALREGRPWLEGTVNYLRGNRDVLQAFVETQLPWVRSFPVEATYLAWLDLRAHPRAGDIQKFLLEEARIAVHDGPVFAPEELKPQYQGFIRVNFATSRALLIEALERMAEALGEEAVAQS; from the coding sequence ATGACCGACGCGCAGCCCAGCGAACTCCTGCCCGACGCTTCCGTCGCGGACCCCTACGGCGGCCTCGACCCCGCCACCCTGCGGCACGTGGACAGCCTGAAGTGGACCTTCTACGACGAGGGCGTCATCCCCCTCTGGGTCGCCGACATGGACTACCCGGTCGCGCCCCCCATCGTCGCCGCCCTTCAGGACCGCCTGACGCGCGGGCTGGGCTACCACCAGCTTCTCGGCGACACCACCCTGACCGGCCAACTGCGGGACCACCTCGCCACGCAGGGGCTGACCGACCTCCCGGATGGGAGCACCGCCTTCCTGCCGGGCGTCGTGCCGGGCATCTACGCCACCGTGAAGGCGCTGACCGAGCCGGGTGAACCCGTCGTCACGATGACGCCCGTGTACCACCCCTTCCACCTCGCTCTCACGGACCAGGGGAGGCGGGTGGCCGCCGCGCCGCTGCGGGAGGGGGAGAGGCGCTGGGAGATCGACTGGGAGGCGCTGGAGGCCGCGACCGAGGGCAGTAAGTTGCTTCTGCTCTGCCACCCCCACAACCCCACCGGGCGGGTGTGGGACGAGGGAGAACTCGCCCGCCTGCGCGACCTCGTGCTCGCCCGCGACCTGTGGGTGATGTCGGACGAGCTGCACGCCGATCTGCGGTACACGGGCCGGGCGTTCGAATCCTTCGCCGCCGACCCGCGCGTGCGGGCGAAGACGATCACCCTCACCGGCCCGGCGAAGGCGTACAACACGGCGGGCCTGGGGATCGGGGCGATGGTGAGCCACGACCCCGAGCTCGTGAAGCGGGTCAAGACCTCCGTCGGAGGCCTGATGGGCCACCCCAGCGCCCTGAGCGTGACGGCGTGGCAGGCGGCCCTGCGAGAGGGCAGGCCCTGGCTGGAGGGCACGGTCAACTATCTGCGGGGAAACCGCGACGTGCTCCAGGCTTTTGTGGAGACGCAACTCCCCTGGGTGCGCTCCTTCCCCGTCGAGGCGACCTATCTCGCGTGGCTCGACCTGCGGGCGCACCCGCGGGCTGGGGACATCCAGAAATTTTTGCTGGAGGAGGCGAGGATCGCCGTCCACGACGGCCCCGTCTTCGCGCCGGAAGAACTCAAGCCGCAGTACCAGGGCTTCATCCGCGTCAACTTCGCCACCAGCCGCGCTCTCTTGATCGAGGCGCTGGAGCGGATGGCGGAGGCGCTGGGGGAGGAAGCGGTCGCCCAGAGTTAG
- a CDS encoding Crp/Fnr family transcriptional regulator — translation MTAQAERLLAQAPIFRGADPADLGPLAALASFRSFTRGEHLFRAGDAADTLYIVSSGSVRVYRLARGGTRELTLHVEGPRQVVAGVAAFEAQARYPASAVALAAPTEVLALPAAAVRGRVCGTPALAGAVIAYLARRQAELLARVEQLVFSELGERLAAYLLEHAAGPHALPTNSELAALLGTVPELVSRKLGEFYRLNLIHLERRTVRVVDAAELARIAGGPEA, via the coding sequence GTGACTGCCCAGGCCGAACGACTCCTCGCGCAGGCCCCCATCTTCCGCGGCGCCGACCCCGCCGACCTGGGGCCGCTGGCGGCGCTGGCGTCCTTCCGGTCCTTCACGCGCGGCGAGCACCTTTTCCGGGCGGGGGACGCGGCGGACACGCTGTACATCGTGAGTTCGGGCAGCGTGCGGGTGTACCGCCTGGCGCGGGGAGGCACCCGCGAACTGACCCTGCACGTCGAGGGACCGCGGCAGGTCGTGGCGGGGGTGGCGGCCTTCGAGGCGCAGGCGCGGTATCCGGCGAGCGCGGTGGCCCTCGCCGCCCCGACCGAGGTGCTGGCCCTGCCCGCGGCGGCGGTGCGGGGGCGCGTGTGCGGCACGCCCGCCCTCGCCGGGGCCGTGATCGCCTACCTCGCGCGGCGGCAAGCCGAACTCCTCGCGCGGGTGGAACAGCTCGTCTTCAGCGAACTTGGGGAACGTCTGGCCGCCTACCTGCTGGAGCACGCCGCCGGGCCCCACGCCCTGCCCACCAACAGCGAACTCGCCGCCCTCCTCGGCACCGTGCCCGAACTCGTCAGCCGCAAGCTGGGGGAGTTCTACCGTCTGAACCTGATTCACCTGGAGCGCCGCACGGTGCGGGTGGTGGACGCCGCCGAACTCGCCCGAATCGCGGGAGGCCCCGAAGCCTGA
- a CDS encoding cupin domain-containing protein: MNRAQPPQVLAATAGGRSLLFHLDAGEGVPRHGHPGARVVLAVLSGEVHVTTDEGTRTLHGAEVITHDGNEPLALEADQSDTRVLVTLLGGA, encoded by the coding sequence GTGAACCGGGCCCAGCCTCCGCAGGTTCTCGCGGCGACGGCGGGGGGTCGCAGCCTCCTCTTTCACCTGGACGCGGGGGAGGGCGTACCCCGCCACGGTCATCCGGGGGCGCGGGTGGTGCTTGCCGTCCTGAGCGGTGAGGTGCACGTCACGACCGATGAGGGCACTCGAACTCTCCACGGGGCTGAGGTCATCACCCACGACGGGAACGAGCCCCTCGCCCTGGAGGCGGACCAATCCGACACGCGGGTACTCGTCACGTTGCTCGGCGGGGCGTAG
- a CDS encoding group III truncated hemoglobin, whose protein sequence is MSLPFPTSLYARLGDERLRRLLWAFYARATRDELLGPVFTRRVGPFPGGGWPVHIARLEGFWRAVLGGPSAYRGQPGPAHAALGIDAAHFDRWLRLWERTLREELDPPEAEALLALAGRMRVTLERHARGTGEAP, encoded by the coding sequence ATGAGCCTGCCCTTCCCGACTTCCCTGTACGCCCGGCTCGGCGACGAGCGGCTGCGGCGCCTGCTGTGGGCCTTCTACGCCCGGGCGACACGGGACGAGCTGCTGGGACCCGTCTTCACCCGGCGGGTCGGGCCCTTTCCGGGCGGGGGGTGGCCCGTCCACATCGCCCGGCTGGAGGGATTCTGGCGGGCGGTGCTCGGTGGGCCGAGCGCCTACCGGGGGCAGCCCGGCCCGGCGCACGCGGCCCTGGGCATCGACGCCGCCCACTTCGACCGCTGGCTGCGGCTCTGGGAGAGGACCCTGCGCGAGGAACTGGACCCGCCCGAGGCCGAGGCGCTGCTGGCCCTCGCCGGGCGGATGCGGGTGACCCTGGAGCGGCACGCGCGGGGAACCGGGGAGGCACCGTGA
- a CDS encoding DUF4149 domain-containing protein → MTVLAALNILLVGVWVGMYLFTTFVVSPAFRELFPDEATRSAHRRLVGRHYARVNGPLTALLLLVVLALGVTGGFTAPLLLELVVLVLIGALVGLHVRRAGTPGAAPPVWITHLTLTASVLLCGLAALAYP, encoded by the coding sequence ATGACGGTCTTGGCCGCCCTCAACATCCTCCTCGTCGGCGTGTGGGTGGGGATGTACCTCTTCACCACCTTCGTCGTGAGCCCCGCTTTCAGGGAATTGTTTCCCGATGAGGCGACTCGCAGCGCCCACCGCCGCCTGGTGGGTCGCCACTACGCCCGGGTGAACGGCCCGCTGACGGCTTTGCTGCTGCTCGTCGTGCTCGCGCTCGGCGTAACCGGGGGCTTCACGGCGCCGCTGCTCCTCGAACTCGTGGTGCTGGTCCTGATCGGGGCCCTCGTCGGCCTGCACGTCCGGCGGGCGGGAACCCCCGGTGCCGCGCCGCCCGTCTGGATCACCCACCTCACCCTCACGGCCAGCGTCCTGCTGTGCGGGCTGGCCGCCCTCGCTTATCCATGA
- a CDS encoding ferredoxin: MTHIIVSPCIGVKDQACTEVCPVECIYDGGDQYLIHPDECIDCGACVPACPVSAIFPEEDVPAGETEFIVKNKAFFGL; encoded by the coding sequence GTGACCCACATCATTGTCAGCCCCTGCATCGGCGTCAAGGACCAGGCCTGCACCGAGGTGTGCCCGGTCGAGTGCATCTACGACGGCGGCGACCAGTACCTCATCCACCCCGACGAGTGCATCGACTGCGGCGCCTGCGTCCCCGCCTGCCCCGTCAGCGCCATCTTCCCCGAGGAGGACGTGCCCGCCGGGGAGACCGAGTTCATCGTCAAGAACAAGGCGTTCTTTGGGCTATGA
- a CDS encoding 5'-methylthioadenosine/adenosylhomocysteine nucleosidase — MLAIIGAMDEEIEVLLAELREREDLTRPGVTLHRGVLDGVPVLLTRGGIGKVNAAMTTTHLIVAGATRVIFTGVAGGVLPGLRVGDIVVSTDLVQHDVDVTALGYEVGTMPGEPPAWPADERLRSVALAAAGQVEGVRVLEGRVASGDQFIASPEGAQRLHDLFGAACAEMEGAAVAQVCAKAGVPFVVIRSVSDTADKGARVDYRTFMPLVARHAKQVVRGMLARLAAQG; from the coding sequence ATGCTGGCGATCATAGGCGCGATGGACGAGGAGATCGAAGTGCTGCTCGCGGAGTTGCGGGAGCGCGAGGACCTGACGCGGCCCGGCGTGACCCTGCACCGGGGCGTGCTGGACGGGGTGCCCGTGCTCCTCACGCGCGGCGGGATCGGCAAGGTGAACGCCGCGATGACGACCACGCACTTGATCGTGGCCGGGGCGACGCGGGTAATCTTCACGGGGGTCGCGGGCGGCGTCTTGCCGGGCCTGCGGGTGGGCGACATCGTGGTGAGCACCGACCTCGTGCAGCACGACGTGGACGTGACGGCCCTGGGGTACGAGGTCGGCACCATGCCCGGCGAGCCCCCCGCCTGGCCCGCCGACGAGCGGCTGAGGTCTGTCGCGTTGGCGGCGGCGGGCCAGGTCGAGGGGGTGCGTGTCCTGGAGGGCCGGGTGGCGAGCGGCGACCAGTTCATCGCCTCGCCCGAGGGGGCACAGAGGCTGCACGACCTCTTCGGGGCGGCCTGCGCGGAGATGGAGGGGGCCGCCGTCGCCCAGGTGTGTGCCAAGGCGGGGGTGCCCTTCGTGGTCATCCGCTCGGTGAGCGACACCGCCGACAAGGGCGCGCGGGTGGACTACCGGACCTTCATGCCCCTCGTCGCCCGGCACGCCAAGCAGGTCGTGCGGGGGATGCTCGCCCGCTTGGCAGCGCAGGGGTGA
- a CDS encoding CidA/LrgA family protein has protein sequence MNTSVTRTLPAPVRFVLGLGVLVGFAALGTALVSALRLPLPGSVVGMVLLWAALSLGVVRLHWIEDAADGLLATLGLLFVPATVGVIEYLSAGAAWALWLLVMLAGLLLGAGVAGLVASRLVRG, from the coding sequence GTGAACACGTCCGTCACCCGGACGCTCCCCGCCCCCGTGCGCTTCGTGCTGGGGCTGGGCGTGCTCGTGGGGTTCGCGGCGCTGGGCACCGCCCTCGTCTCCGCCCTGCGGCTGCCGCTGCCGGGGTCGGTGGTCGGGATGGTGCTGCTGTGGGCCGCCCTGTCCCTGGGGGTGGTGCGGCTCCACTGGATCGAGGACGCCGCCGACGGCCTGCTCGCCACCCTGGGGCTGCTGTTCGTGCCCGCCACCGTGGGCGTGATCGAGTACCTCTCGGCGGGGGCGGCGTGGGCGCTGTGGCTCCTCGTGATGCTCGCCGGGCTGCTGCTGGGGGCGGGGGTGGCGGGGCTGGTGGCGTCGCGGCTGGTGCGGGGGTGA
- a CDS encoding LrgB family protein → MTWVALTLLAFALGVVAQIRTRSALVNPTLIATVVVAAVLLVTGTPYGTYQAQVRPVSFLLGPAVVALAVPLYRLRALLAREWRALALGGLTGTLVGVGADTGLAHLLGLSEAAQRSLSTAPATSPVALQLAPLTGAPPVLAATLAVLSGLVGALVLPPVLTRLGVRHPLARGVAIGSVAHGVGTARAREEGEQTGAASSIGMGLAALLVTLVVALTR, encoded by the coding sequence GTGACCTGGGTCGCCCTCACCCTGCTCGCCTTCGCGCTGGGCGTGGTGGCGCAGATCAGGACGCGGAGCGCCCTCGTCAACCCCACCCTGATCGCCACGGTGGTCGTCGCAGCGGTGCTCCTCGTGACGGGGACGCCCTACGGCACCTATCAGGCGCAGGTGCGGCCCGTCTCCTTCCTGCTGGGCCCGGCGGTGGTGGCGCTCGCGGTGCCGCTGTACCGGCTGCGGGCGCTGCTCGCGCGGGAGTGGCGGGCGCTGGCGCTGGGGGGACTGACGGGCACGCTCGTCGGGGTGGGGGCCGACACGGGGCTGGCTCACCTGCTCGGCCTGAGCGAGGCGGCGCAGCGGTCGCTGAGCACCGCCCCCGCCACGAGCCCGGTCGCCCTGCAACTCGCTCCCCTCACCGGCGCGCCCCCGGTCCTCGCGGCGACCCTCGCCGTTCTCTCGGGGCTGGTGGGGGCGCTCGTGCTCCCGCCTGTCCTGACCCGGCTGGGCGTGCGCCATCCCCTCGCCCGGGGAGTCGCCATCGGCAGCGTCGCCCACGGGGTCGGGACCGCCCGCGCCCGCGAGGAGGGCGAGCAGACCGGCGCCGCGAGCAGCATCGGCATGGGGCTGGCCGCCCTCCTCGTGACGCTGGTGGTCGCGCTGACGCGCTGA
- a CDS encoding phosphatidylserine decarboxylase, translating to MPGLPRLILPLAVLGAAVWYVRGVRRYRDPIRIPPQDAGAVLSPADGLVCFVRRIEGGEVRVETLAAPLSTRDLTGADVWEGWLVGLFNGPLDVHFAYAPVGGTAREVEHVGSRLNVSLGGAGLLLGRPADLLGTRGAVENERHVTTLETPGGDVGVTLVAGAGGLNAMTYVRPGDETRAGHKLAFLEEGGLVLLTLPGHAVPQVSVGDRVTGAETVVARL from the coding sequence ATGCCCGGTCTGCCCCGCCTGATCCTGCCCCTCGCCGTCCTGGGAGCCGCCGTCTGGTACGTGCGCGGCGTGCGCCGTTACCGCGATCCCATCCGTATTCCCCCGCAGGACGCGGGCGCGGTCCTCAGCCCCGCCGACGGGCTGGTGTGCTTCGTCCGGCGCATCGAGGGCGGGGAGGTGCGGGTGGAGACGCTGGCCGCCCCGTTGAGCACGCGTGACCTGACCGGCGCGGACGTGTGGGAGGGGTGGCTCGTCGGGCTGTTCAACGGCCCGCTCGACGTGCACTTCGCCTATGCCCCGGTGGGCGGCACGGCGCGGGAGGTCGAGCACGTCGGCAGCCGCCTGAACGTGTCCCTCGGGGGCGCCGGGCTGTTGCTGGGCCGCCCCGCCGACCTGCTCGGCACGCGCGGGGCGGTGGAGAACGAGCGCCACGTCACCACGCTGGAGACGCCCGGCGGCGACGTGGGGGTCACCCTGGTCGCGGGGGCGGGGGGCCTGAACGCCATGACCTACGTCCGCCCGGGGGACGAGACCCGCGCCGGGCACAAGCTCGCCTTCCTGGAGGAGGGCGGGCTCGTCCTGCTCACGCTGCCGGGGCACGCCGTGCCGCAGGTCAGCGTGGGCGACCGGGTGACGGGGGCGGAGACGGTGGTGGCGCGGCTCTGA
- a CDS encoding peptidylprolyl isomerase, with product MRSLTLSALLLVSAAFAQTSTPATTPPRPAAAPTFAPVPYLSAQPVRSFREPGWVVDPAKTYRAVLKTNKGDVTVELYARQAPKAVNNFVFLALNRFYDGTRFHRVVEGFMAQGGDPLSAEAAQRERWGTGGPGYGFFVELDEGLKFNSAGVLGMARSQSYFSQGSQFFVTLAPADFLSGDYTVFGKVVAGQDVLARLTRTARSGQGGETAIPGAQPDTLQSVQIFVSR from the coding sequence ATGCGCTCCCTCACCCTGTCCGCGCTGCTGCTCGTCTCCGCCGCGTTCGCCCAGACCTCCACCCCGGCAACGACGCCGCCCCGCCCCGCCGCCGCGCCCACCTTCGCGCCCGTGCCGTATCTCAGCGCGCAGCCCGTCCGTTCCTTCAGGGAGCCGGGCTGGGTGGTCGACCCCGCGAAGACCTACCGCGCCGTCCTGAAGACGAACAAGGGCGACGTGACGGTCGAGCTGTACGCCCGGCAGGCACCCAAGGCGGTAAACAACTTCGTCTTTCTCGCGCTGAACCGCTTCTATGACGGCACGCGCTTTCACCGGGTCGTCGAGGGCTTCATGGCGCAGGGGGGCGATCCCCTCAGCGCCGAGGCTGCGCAGCGGGAGAGGTGGGGCACGGGCGGGCCGGGCTACGGCTTCTTCGTGGAGCTCGACGAGGGGCTGAAGTTCAACTCGGCGGGGGTGCTGGGCATGGCCCGCTCGCAGAGTTACTTCTCGCAGGGAAGCCAGTTTTTCGTCACGCTCGCGCCCGCCGACTTTCTGAGCGGGGACTACACGGTCTTCGGCAAGGTCGTGGCTGGGCAGGACGTGCTGGCGAGGCTCACGCGGACGGCGCGGAGCGGTCAGGGTGGGGAGACGGCCATCCCGGGGGCCCAGCCCGACACCCTTCAGAGCGTGCAGATTTTCGTCTCCCGGTAG
- a CDS encoding Lrp/AsnC family transcriptional regulator, producing the protein MSRPELDPIDRRILTILQRDARIPNTELADEIGLTPAPTLRRVRRLEEEGVVSRYVALLDPKLVGRDLMVLVRVTLDKQTKQGFETFAEHMRARPEVLECYLCLGDTDYLLKVCVPDLDAYQTFLVDVLAATPGVRNTASTIVVKQEKYTTSLAVEEG; encoded by the coding sequence ATGTCACGGCCCGAACTCGACCCCATCGACCGCCGCATCCTGACGATCCTTCAGCGGGACGCCCGCATTCCGAACACCGAACTCGCCGACGAGATCGGCCTGACGCCCGCGCCCACGCTGCGCCGGGTGAGGCGGTTGGAGGAGGAGGGGGTGGTCAGCCGCTACGTGGCCCTGCTCGACCCCAAGCTCGTCGGGCGGGACCTGATGGTGCTCGTGCGGGTGACGCTCGACAAGCAGACCAAGCAGGGCTTCGAGACCTTCGCCGAGCACATGCGCGCCCGCCCCGAGGTGCTGGAGTGCTACCTGTGCCTGGGGGACACCGATTACCTGCTCAAGGTGTGCGTGCCCGACCTGGACGCCTACCAGACCTTCCTGGTGGACGTGCTGGCGGCGACTCCCGGCGTGCGGAACACGGCGAGCACGATTGTGGTCAAGCAGGAGAAGTACACGACGAGCCTGGCGGTGGAGGAGGGGTGA
- the ald gene encoding alanine dehydrogenase encodes MHIGLPKEIKVKENRVALTPGGVATLVRRGHSVTVERGAGLGSGIADSEYERSGARLGTEAEAWGAEMVVKVKEPVEAEYPYLRDDLLLFTYLHLAADRPLTEALLRAGTTAIAYETVQETDGSLPLLMPMSEVAGRLSVQAGAYHLQKPNGGRGVLLGGVPGVQAGHVVILGGGVVGTNAAKMAMGLGAKVTVLDVSHRRLTYLDDVFFGKLTTMMSSEANIRALLPEADLLIGGVLIPGAKAPHLVTRDMLPLMQEGSVIVDVAVDQGGCVETIHATTHDDPTYVVDGVIHYGVANMPGGVPRTSTFALTNQTLPYALLLADQGVEALSRNPALRRGLNTYRGQITFEGVAEAFELPVAQAEAVLA; translated from the coding sequence ATGCACATCGGACTTCCCAAGGAAATCAAGGTCAAGGAAAACCGGGTGGCCCTCACGCCGGGCGGGGTGGCGACCCTGGTGCGGCGCGGGCACAGCGTCACCGTCGAGCGCGGGGCGGGCCTGGGCAGCGGCATCGCGGACAGCGAGTACGAGCGCTCAGGCGCCCGGCTTGGCACCGAGGCGGAGGCCTGGGGCGCCGAGATGGTGGTGAAGGTCAAGGAGCCCGTGGAGGCCGAGTACCCTTACCTGCGGGACGACCTGCTCCTCTTCACGTACCTGCACCTCGCCGCCGACCGGCCCCTCACCGAGGCGCTGTTGCGGGCCGGAACCACCGCCATCGCCTACGAGACGGTGCAGGAGACGGACGGCAGCCTCCCCCTGCTGATGCCCATGAGCGAGGTCGCCGGTCGGCTGAGCGTGCAAGCGGGTGCGTACCACCTCCAGAAGCCCAACGGCGGGCGCGGGGTGCTGCTGGGCGGCGTGCCCGGCGTGCAGGCGGGGCACGTGGTCATCCTGGGCGGCGGCGTGGTGGGCACGAACGCCGCGAAGATGGCGATGGGGCTGGGGGCCAAGGTCACGGTCCTCGACGTGTCGCACCGCCGCCTGACGTACCTCGACGACGTGTTCTTCGGCAAGCTCACCACCATGATGAGCAGCGAGGCGAACATCCGCGCCCTGCTGCCGGAGGCGGACCTGCTGATCGGCGGCGTGCTGATCCCCGGCGCCAAGGCCCCGCACCTCGTCACGCGCGACATGCTCCCGCTGATGCAGGAGGGCAGCGTCATCGTGGACGTGGCGGTGGACCAGGGCGGCTGCGTGGAGACGATCCACGCCACCACCCACGACGACCCGACCTACGTGGTGGACGGCGTGATCCACTACGGCGTGGCGAACATGCCGGGCGGCGTGCCGCGCACGAGCACCTTCGCGCTCACCAACCAGACGTTGCCCTACGCGCTGCTCCTCGCCGATCAGGGCGTGGAGGCGCTCAGCCGCAACCCGGCCCTGCGCCGCGGCCTGAACACCTACCGGGGCCAGATCACCTTCGAGGGCGTGGCCGAAGCCTTCGAGCTGCCCGTCGCCCAGGCCGAGGCCGTGCTGGCGTAG
- a CDS encoding ring-cleaving dioxygenase, with product MTTSPLIPHGLHHVTAVTANAQANLDFYTGVLGLRLVKKTVNQDDVTAYHLFFADGAGSPGSDLTFFEWPVPPEVPGNNAITRTGLRVPVGSLEWWADHLREHGLTVTPVTRANRPHLDFADPEGQRLSLVEGGPEGVAWEGSPIPAEHQLLGLGPVELTLPGLFPTERVLTRAYGLHAAGTYADPEKPERTVHVYAMGEGGPHAELHLRLDPTLPPARSGAGGVHHLALRVRDEDYHAWSARLSGLGLRTSGEVDRHWFHSVYYREPQGILIELATDGPGFAVDEDPAHLGESLVLAPFLEPRRGQIEAGLRPLSMTANRN from the coding sequence ATGACCACCTCTCCCCTCATCCCCCACGGCCTGCACCACGTCACCGCTGTGACGGCGAACGCGCAGGCGAACCTCGACTTCTACACGGGCGTGCTGGGCCTGCGGCTGGTGAAGAAGACAGTGAATCAGGACGACGTGACGGCCTACCACCTCTTCTTCGCGGACGGGGCGGGGAGTCCGGGAAGCGACCTGACCTTCTTCGAGTGGCCCGTGCCGCCCGAGGTGCCGGGCAACAACGCGATCACGCGCACGGGTTTGAGGGTGCCCGTCGGAAGTCTGGAATGGTGGGCAGACCACTTGCGAGAGCACGGCCTGACCGTCACGCCCGTCACTCGCGCGAATCGGCCCCACCTCGATTTTGCCGACCCGGAAGGCCAGCGCCTCAGCCTCGTGGAAGGTGGGCCGGAGGGGGTGGCGTGGGAGGGCAGCCCCATCCCCGCCGAGCACCAGCTTCTCGGCCTGGGGCCCGTCGAACTCACCCTGCCCGGTCTCTTTCCCACCGAACGGGTGCTGACCCGCGCCTACGGCCTGCACGCGGCGGGCACCTATGCCGACCCCGAGAAGCCCGAACGGACGGTCCACGTCTACGCGATGGGGGAGGGCGGCCCGCACGCCGAACTCCACCTCCGCCTCGACCCTACCCTGCCCCCGGCCCGGTCCGGCGCGGGCGGTGTCCACCACCTCGCCCTGCGGGTGCGGGACGAGGACTACCACGCCTGGAGCGCGCGGCTGAGCGGCTTGGGCCTGCGGACGAGCGGCGAGGTAGACCGCCACTGGTTCCACTCGGTCTACTACCGCGAGCCGCAGGGCATCCTGATCGAACTGGCGACGGACGGCCCGGGCTTCGCGGTGGACGAGGACCCGGCCCACCTGGGGGAATCGCTGGTGCTCGCGCCCTTTCTGGAGCCGAGGCGCGGGCAGATCGAGGCGGGGTTGAGGCCGCTGAGCATGACGGCAAACCGGAACTGA